A single Sporosarcina sp. FSL W8-0480 DNA region contains:
- a CDS encoding sensor histidine kinase, with protein sequence MKSFSLFLFSLVRVVMLVILSCYFLQMTDGIEDFRTFYIIVAIPIFITSHFIQMANVREKIRILCSSIDFIVITGFGLLFSESGYLYLIFFGVLSTTIFLLYDRKKLFWLFSGAFAAVWILISLRLYAQTNIFSVSSNIVNGMFVFYGAFVGGLIRNFHSAKETIALQYEQLNESHGALQAAHHLLKDYANQVEELTVIRERNEIAREIHDTVGHKMTALIVQLQVASEMASRDSGKAKEVIAVCEQLTRDALHEIRMSVRTLKEDHEESSFQEVLQGILEEFSTMTLMETQLVVVGDTAEIPMSVQPTIKRIVQEGLTNAKKHGNADTCIVKIHIFEEGVSIEIKDDGRGEKNIIPNFGLINMKERVVEHGGSFRIESNEGEGFEINVSIPFQRIATGVTG encoded by the coding sequence ATGAAAAGTTTCTCTCTTTTTTTATTCTCCTTAGTGCGGGTTGTCATGTTAGTTATTTTAAGTTGTTATTTTCTTCAAATGACGGACGGTATAGAGGATTTTCGGACCTTCTATATAATAGTCGCCATCCCAATATTTATAACGAGTCATTTTATTCAAATGGCAAACGTCCGAGAGAAGATAAGGATTCTTTGTTCATCAATTGACTTTATCGTCATTACAGGATTTGGCCTTTTATTTTCCGAAAGTGGATATTTGTATTTGATATTTTTCGGAGTGCTTTCAACTACTATTTTCTTGCTATATGACCGTAAGAAACTGTTTTGGTTATTTTCAGGTGCCTTTGCTGCTGTGTGGATACTGATCAGTTTGCGGTTATATGCCCAAACTAACATATTTTCTGTTTCAAGTAATATCGTCAATGGCATGTTCGTTTTTTACGGTGCTTTTGTTGGTGGCTTAATTCGAAATTTCCATAGTGCAAAGGAAACGATTGCGTTGCAATATGAGCAATTGAATGAGTCGCATGGGGCTTTGCAGGCTGCCCATCATCTATTGAAGGACTATGCAAATCAAGTGGAAGAGTTGACTGTTATTCGTGAGAGAAATGAGATTGCGCGGGAGATTCATGATACGGTTGGCCACAAGATGACGGCCTTAATTGTCCAATTGCAAGTTGCAAGCGAAATGGCATCACGGGATTCCGGAAAGGCAAAAGAGGTTATAGCTGTTTGTGAGCAGTTGACACGGGATGCTCTTCATGAAATCCGAATGTCTGTAAGGACATTAAAGGAGGACCACGAGGAGTCTTCTTTTCAAGAGGTACTACAAGGGATCTTAGAAGAGTTTTCTACAATGACGCTTATGGAAACTCAGTTAGTTGTAGTTGGGGACACTGCTGAAATCCCGATGTCCGTGCAGCCTACAATAAAAAGAATTGTGCAGGAAGGATTAACGAATGCAAAAAAGCATGGGAATGCGGATACATGCATCGTGAAAATTCATATCTTCGAAGAAGGGGTCAGCATAGAAATTAAAGACGATGGAAGAGGAGAAAAGAATATTATACCTAATTTTGGTTTAATTAATATGAAAGAGCGCGTTGTGGAGCATGGGGGTTCATTCAGAATTGAAAGTAATGAAGGAGAAGGCTTTGAAATCAATGTTTCTATTCCCTTTCAACGAATTGCTACGGGGGTGACGGGTTGA
- a CDS encoding pro-sigmaK processing inhibitor BofA family protein — translation MKIIGIAMVGVVLLLLLLMDKNEMKKMIEKLSVFWFRLAFAFLALFILNIAGGFVGIYFPVNIASGFLLAILGIPGFAALFTFAVFL, via the coding sequence ATGAAAATTATTGGCATTGCGATGGTCGGAGTTGTACTTCTTTTACTTTTGCTGATGGATAAAAACGAAATGAAAAAAATGATTGAAAAACTGTCTGTGTTTTGGTTCCGTCTGGCGTTCGCATTTTTGGCTCTCTTCATACTAAATATTGCGGGTGGATTCGTAGGCATCTATTTTCCGGTGAACATCGCATCAGGATTCCTATTAGCCATTCTTGGTATCCCTGGATTTGCAGCTCTGTTCACATTTGCTGTCTTTCTATGA
- a CDS encoding YaaL family protein, producing MFGRKRKLKREFDNRLLNLLLETKDDWEQAKEIEKYLNDYDLEVMIQRKIAESKYFHLFKEAKERQLRVEL from the coding sequence ATGTTTGGCCGAAAGAGGAAATTGAAAAGGGAATTCGACAACCGACTTCTTAATCTACTATTAGAAACAAAAGATGATTGGGAGCAAGCTAAGGAAATAGAAAAGTATTTAAATGATTATGATTTGGAAGTTATGATTCAAAGGAAAATAGCAGAAAGTAAGTACTTTCATCTTTTCAAAGAAGCAAAAGAGAGGCAACTTCGCGTGGAGCTATAA
- the recR gene encoding recombination mediator RecR: MHYPEPISKLIDSFMKLPGIGPKTAGRLAFFVLNMKEDTVLEFAKALVDAKRNLRFCSICGHITDIDPCQICQDQSRDRSMICVVQDPKDVIAMEKMRDYKGMYHVLHGAISPMDGVGPEDINVPSLLTRLQDEEVEELILATNPTIEGEATAMYISRLVKPSGITTTRIAHGLPVGGDLEYADEVTLSKALEGRREL; encoded by the coding sequence ATGCATTATCCTGAACCGATATCGAAACTGATCGATAGTTTTATGAAGTTGCCAGGTATCGGCCCGAAAACAGCGGGCCGTCTGGCATTTTTTGTATTGAACATGAAGGAAGATACAGTTCTTGAATTCGCCAAAGCGTTGGTGGATGCAAAACGGAACCTACGATTCTGCTCTATTTGCGGGCATATCACAGATATAGACCCTTGTCAGATATGCCAAGACCAATCCCGTGACCGATCGATGATTTGTGTTGTTCAAGATCCGAAGGACGTAATTGCAATGGAGAAGATGAGAGATTACAAGGGTATGTATCATGTACTACACGGAGCTATTTCACCGATGGATGGCGTGGGTCCTGAGGACATTAACGTTCCTTCCCTATTGACTCGTTTGCAGGATGAAGAAGTAGAAGAATTGATATTAGCAACGAATCCGACAATCGAAGGGGAAGCGACCGCGATGTATATCTCCCGTCTTGTGAAACCGTCAGGCATTACTACGACTAGGATTGCACACGGTTTGCCAGTCGGTGGAGATCTTGAGTATGCGGATGAAGTGACCTTATCAAAAGCACTTGAAGGACGCAGGGAACTATAG
- a CDS encoding YbaB/EbfC family nucleoid-associated protein, which translates to MRGMGNMQGMMKQMQKMQKKMAEAQEELGEKRLEGTAGGGMVKVIVSGQKEVLEVVIDPSVVDPEDVEMLQDLVVIATNDAMAKAEELANSTMGQFTKGLNLPGMF; encoded by the coding sequence ATGCGTGGTATGGGAAATATGCAAGGTATGATGAAACAAATGCAAAAAATGCAAAAGAAAATGGCGGAAGCACAAGAGGAACTTGGTGAAAAGCGCCTTGAAGGAACAGCAGGCGGAGGTATGGTGAAGGTAATCGTTTCAGGTCAAAAGGAAGTACTTGAAGTGGTCATCGATCCATCCGTCGTAGATCCGGAAGATGTAGAAATGCTACAAGACCTTGTTGTGATTGCTACAAATGATGCAATGGCAAAAGCCGAAGAATTAGCGAACTCCACAATGGGGCAATTCACGAAAGGATTGAACCTGCCTGGAATGTTCTAG
- the dnaX gene encoding DNA polymerase III subunit gamma/tau, whose translation MVYQAFYRVYRPQSFSEMSGQRHVKQTLQNALLHNKTTHAYLFSGPRGTGKTSAAKVFAKALNCENGPAKEPCNDCPTCRSITEGSNTDVIEFDAASNSRVEEIRDVIEKVRFAPSNARFKVYIIDEVHMLSNSAFNALLKTLEEPPPHAVFILATTEPHKLPLTIISRCQRFDFKPITAAEIIDRMKQVLSDAGIEADEGALKVIAQAASGGMRDALSMLDQVVSFSGDRLTAEGALLVTGSIGEDIFYQLAEALLSKDAAAALTLLDQLIAEGKDVSRLAEDLITFFRDLLLLRTAPDLEDLLELISGNERFVSLSNAFEPETLYSFIDILSKTQQEMRFSNHAKVYVESALLKMIHLKGPVPEGQSHQVIDPHLSQKVDSLERIIADLQQQLANGVRPVEGAVAAQPKKAASKSSQSFRIPTGKINEVLKGATRQDIQVIREEWASMMQTLQRSHSALLEETEPVAASDTAFVLKFKYEIHCLMASENSSLRSGLSDALRSRTGKAYDVVYVPEDGWLKVREEFIRNNGLSKQQDEAEDSQSDGQQGLAEDMPSFLQEAEEQNADPIVAEAEKMFGKEFITVHDD comes from the coding sequence GTGGTCTATCAAGCTTTTTACCGTGTGTATCGACCGCAGTCTTTCAGTGAAATGTCTGGACAGAGACATGTGAAGCAAACGTTGCAAAACGCTTTGCTACATAATAAGACAACCCATGCCTATTTGTTCTCTGGGCCGCGAGGGACGGGAAAGACAAGTGCTGCAAAGGTTTTTGCAAAGGCGTTGAATTGCGAAAATGGACCGGCAAAGGAACCGTGCAATGATTGTCCGACCTGTAGAAGCATCACGGAAGGGTCCAACACGGATGTCATTGAATTTGACGCAGCTTCAAATTCACGGGTGGAAGAAATAAGGGACGTGATCGAGAAGGTCCGTTTTGCCCCATCCAACGCGCGATTCAAAGTCTATATCATTGACGAAGTTCATATGTTATCGAATTCAGCTTTCAACGCACTACTAAAGACATTGGAAGAGCCGCCACCGCATGCCGTTTTCATACTGGCAACTACAGAGCCACATAAGCTGCCATTGACCATCATTTCCCGTTGTCAACGATTCGATTTCAAACCGATTACAGCGGCGGAAATTATCGATCGAATGAAGCAAGTGTTAAGCGATGCCGGAATTGAGGCTGATGAAGGGGCCCTTAAAGTCATTGCTCAGGCTGCTTCGGGTGGAATGCGTGATGCACTTAGCATGCTTGATCAGGTTGTATCGTTCAGCGGTGATCGACTGACAGCTGAAGGTGCATTACTTGTAACTGGATCGATTGGGGAAGACATCTTTTATCAATTGGCAGAAGCGCTACTTTCGAAAGATGCTGCAGCTGCATTAACATTGCTTGATCAGCTCATTGCTGAAGGTAAAGATGTTTCAAGGCTGGCGGAAGATTTGATCACGTTCTTCAGAGATCTTCTTCTATTAAGAACTGCTCCAGATCTCGAGGATCTACTTGAACTGATTTCGGGGAATGAAAGGTTTGTATCCTTATCGAATGCATTTGAGCCTGAGACCCTTTATTCATTCATAGACATTCTTTCGAAAACGCAACAGGAAATGCGGTTTTCCAATCATGCAAAGGTGTATGTAGAATCGGCATTGTTGAAAATGATTCACTTAAAAGGACCAGTTCCTGAAGGCCAAAGCCATCAGGTGATAGATCCACATCTATCTCAAAAGGTGGACAGCTTGGAAAGAATAATAGCTGACCTTCAACAGCAACTGGCAAATGGTGTCCGTCCGGTTGAAGGAGCAGTTGCTGCCCAACCAAAGAAGGCCGCATCAAAATCATCTCAGTCATTCAGGATACCGACCGGGAAAATTAACGAGGTCTTAAAAGGTGCCACCCGTCAAGACATCCAAGTGATTCGTGAGGAATGGGCAAGCATGATGCAAACTTTACAAAGATCCCATTCAGCACTTCTTGAAGAAACTGAACCAGTGGCGGCATCAGACACTGCTTTTGTGTTAAAATTCAAATATGAAATCCATTGCCTTATGGCTTCGGAAAACTCCTCTCTTCGGTCAGGATTATCTGATGCCTTGCGCAGTCGAACTGGTAAAGCATATGATGTCGTGTATGTGCCGGAAGACGGTTGGTTAAAGGTTCGTGAGGAGTTCATACGAAACAATGGATTGTCGAAGCAACAAGACGAAGCGGAGGATTCACAGTCTGATGGTCAACAAGGATTGGCGGAAGACATGCCATCCTTCCTACAAGAAGCTGAAGAGCAAAATGCTGATCCGATTGTTGCGGAAGCAGAAAAGATGTTTGGCAAGGAATTCATAACGGTACATGATGATTAA
- the thrB gene encoding homoserine kinase, which yields MEEPMFSVVVPATTANLGPGYDSIGLALALYMTVGVHRSAQWCVEYDGEEYADLPTDETNLIIQTINKVATRFSKELEPHALYVKSEIPLGKGFGSSATAIAAGIEIANELLNLSLPPEEKVRIGSEIEGHSDNVAAALLGGVTVTYFIDGKMEIVQLPKPEIGCVLLVPPSTLKTTESRGLLPKDLPHSIASAGNAASNVMVAAMMVDDWKLVGRMMEKDVFHEPYRKSLLHNFDRIRKYCHGLGALGMTISGAGPSLFIVVEKGTEENVARRLEKEFPFYMGIAVTPAHTGSTIKKDAY from the coding sequence ATGGAAGAACCGATGTTTTCAGTCGTCGTACCCGCTACAACGGCGAATCTTGGACCGGGCTATGACAGCATCGGTCTTGCCCTTGCCCTTTATATGACCGTAGGAGTACATAGGTCTGCGCAGTGGTGCGTGGAATATGACGGAGAAGAGTACGCTGATTTACCGACAGACGAGACGAATTTGATCATCCAGACGATTAATAAAGTTGCGACACGGTTTAGCAAGGAACTCGAGCCGCATGCTCTATATGTAAAATCCGAAATCCCACTTGGAAAAGGGTTTGGCAGTAGTGCAACCGCAATAGCCGCAGGGATTGAAATTGCAAACGAGCTTCTTAATCTTTCATTGCCACCAGAAGAGAAGGTGCGCATAGGCAGCGAGATTGAAGGTCATTCCGACAATGTGGCGGCAGCTCTCCTTGGAGGGGTAACAGTTACATATTTCATTGACGGTAAAATGGAAATCGTGCAATTGCCCAAGCCGGAAATTGGATGCGTTCTGCTCGTTCCTCCAAGTACATTGAAAACAACCGAATCGAGGGGTCTCCTTCCGAAGGATTTGCCTCATTCAATAGCATCAGCTGGAAACGCTGCAAGTAATGTCATGGTGGCGGCTATGATGGTAGACGATTGGAAGTTGGTCGGGAGGATGATGGAAAAGGACGTTTTCCATGAACCGTATCGTAAATCGTTGCTTCATAATTTCGATCGCATTCGGAAGTACTGTCATGGATTGGGAGCATTAGGTATGACGATTAGCGGGGCTGGTCCTTCTTTGTTCATTGTAGTGGAGAAAGGGACCGAAGAGAATGTTGCGAGGCGGCTGGAAAAGGAATTTCCATTTTATATGGGAATTGCAGTAACGCCAGCCCATACAGGTTCAACTATTAAAAAAGATGCCTATTAG
- the thrC gene encoding threonine synthase: MRRWNGLIEEYKEWLPVTEKTPELTLQEGNTPLIHLKNISELWGINLYVKTEGTNPTGSFKDRGMVMAVAKAKEEGKTALICASTGNTSASAAAYGTRAGMRTIVVIPEGRIALGKLAQAKMYGAEIVAIEGNFDEALRMVREVGEGKIALVNSVNPYRLEGQKTIAFETNEQLGKVPDIFALPVGNAGNISAAWKGFKEYDAKKGSGMPKLLGVQADGAAPIVYGRVFEEPETIATAIRIGNPASWHLATAALQESGGTIISATDEEILEAYSLLASTDGVFAEPASCATIAGIKKQLDAGLIEKGTTIVGVLTGNGLKDPETAIHVNEGKSFLSKEQFETFLNELKDGAAN; this comes from the coding sequence ATGAGAAGATGGAATGGATTAATAGAAGAATACAAAGAGTGGCTGCCGGTAACGGAAAAAACACCTGAGCTCACTTTGCAGGAAGGAAACACGCCGCTCATCCATTTGAAAAATATATCCGAACTATGGGGCATCAATCTTTATGTTAAAACAGAAGGGACAAACCCGACAGGCTCATTCAAGGATCGGGGTATGGTGATGGCAGTTGCCAAAGCAAAAGAGGAAGGAAAAACGGCATTAATCTGTGCGTCAACAGGCAATACGTCTGCTTCTGCAGCTGCTTATGGGACACGAGCCGGGATGCGGACAATCGTTGTCATCCCGGAAGGAAGGATTGCGCTTGGCAAATTGGCCCAAGCAAAAATGTACGGCGCAGAAATTGTGGCAATTGAAGGGAACTTCGATGAAGCATTACGTATGGTGAGAGAAGTAGGAGAAGGAAAGATTGCACTTGTGAATTCAGTGAATCCTTACCGATTGGAAGGTCAGAAAACGATTGCCTTCGAAACGAATGAGCAATTGGGGAAAGTGCCGGATATCTTTGCGTTGCCTGTCGGAAATGCAGGGAATATTTCCGCTGCCTGGAAAGGGTTTAAGGAATATGACGCCAAAAAGGGGTCAGGTATGCCGAAACTTTTAGGTGTGCAGGCGGATGGTGCAGCACCTATAGTCTATGGCCGGGTATTTGAAGAGCCTGAAACAATTGCTACGGCAATCCGTATCGGGAATCCGGCAAGCTGGCATTTGGCGACAGCTGCGCTTCAGGAATCAGGTGGGACGATTATTTCAGCAACAGATGAGGAAATATTGGAAGCATATAGCCTGTTGGCTTCAACTGATGGAGTTTTTGCAGAGCCCGCCTCCTGTGCAACGATTGCAGGCATTAAGAAGCAACTTGATGCCGGTTTGATTGAAAAAGGGACGACGATTGTTGGTGTTCTTACAGGCAACGGGCTAAAGGATCCCGAAACGGCCATTCATGTGAATGAAGGGAAGTCATTCCTATCAAAAGAGCAGTTTGAGACATTTTTGAACGAACTGAAGGATGGTGCGGCGAACTGA
- a CDS encoding homoserine dehydrogenase, protein MKSEINIGLLGFGVVGSGVATILQKHQEDLIHKLGVPVKIKKVLVKDATKKRDTDLSEDIFTINPDEVIEDPTIDLIVEVIGGTTEAKQSIERALQAGKGVVTANKDVMAQFGNELLNLADENKCDLFYEASVGGGIPLIRTLEDGLASDRIRALTGIVNGTTNFILTKMKHEKKTYEEALAEATELGFAEADPSADVDGIDAARKMAILASLAFSTEVRLEDVFVRGMKDIREGDLELAEQFGFTVKMAGSAKKDDDGIEISVEPVFIQNSHPLASVNNEFNAVYVYGDTVGETMFYGPGAGSLPTATSVTGDIVAACRNLLLGVNGKRLHAPRHFCKVKKDTQIFGRYFHRISVKDEVGVLTKLASIYSKHGASLATVVQREGDRNGGVDLIMITHQISRQQHLNIMDELRNTSEVNGVISYYRVEGGNK, encoded by the coding sequence ATGAAAAGTGAAATCAACATCGGTTTATTAGGGTTCGGGGTCGTCGGAAGCGGTGTTGCTACGATTCTTCAAAAACATCAGGAAGACCTAATCCATAAGCTTGGAGTTCCGGTTAAGATAAAAAAAGTTCTTGTAAAAGATGCTACAAAGAAAAGGGACACTGATTTATCGGAGGATATTTTTACGATAAATCCGGACGAGGTTATTGAAGATCCTACTATTGACTTAATCGTAGAAGTGATTGGCGGGACGACTGAAGCGAAGCAGTCGATTGAACGGGCACTCCAGGCAGGTAAAGGAGTCGTAACCGCAAATAAGGATGTCATGGCCCAATTCGGTAATGAGTTATTGAATTTGGCAGATGAAAATAAATGTGACCTCTTCTATGAAGCAAGCGTAGGAGGGGGAATTCCACTTATCCGTACATTGGAAGATGGGCTTGCGTCAGATCGAATTCGGGCTTTGACAGGTATCGTAAATGGAACGACGAATTTCATACTGACAAAAATGAAGCATGAAAAGAAAACATATGAAGAAGCATTAGCGGAAGCAACCGAATTAGGATTTGCAGAAGCCGACCCATCGGCTGACGTCGACGGTATCGATGCTGCAAGGAAAATGGCAATCCTTGCTTCGCTTGCATTTTCAACTGAAGTACGGTTGGAAGACGTCTTTGTGAGGGGTATGAAGGACATTCGGGAAGGCGACCTTGAGCTGGCGGAGCAATTCGGCTTTACTGTAAAAATGGCTGGTTCTGCGAAAAAGGATGACGATGGAATCGAAATCTCTGTGGAACCTGTTTTCATACAAAACTCGCATCCGCTTGCCTCCGTCAACAATGAATTCAACGCTGTATATGTATACGGCGACACAGTAGGGGAGACGATGTTCTATGGACCGGGGGCAGGTTCTTTGCCAACTGCCACATCGGTCACTGGCGATATTGTTGCGGCATGTCGAAATCTATTGCTTGGAGTTAACGGGAAAAGGCTTCACGCACCACGGCATTTCTGCAAAGTAAAAAAAGACACCCAAATCTTCGGGCGCTACTTCCATCGGATTTCTGTAAAAGATGAAGTCGGTGTATTGACGAAATTGGCTTCAATCTATAGCAAGCATGGTGCTAGCCTTGCAACCGTTGTACAGCGGGAAGGCGATCGAAACGGCGGTGTCGATTTGATTATGATCACCCATCAAATATCGAGGCAACAACATCTCAACATTATGGATGAACTGCGTAATACATCGGAAGTTAATGGTGTTATTAGCTACTACAGAGTGGAGGGCGGAAACAAATGA
- a CDS encoding aspartate kinase: MKVCKFGGTSVATADQIRKVVDIVTSNIDRKIIVVSAPGKRFSDDIKVTDLLIKLAEKALSNEDTEVELNEVVNRFRGIANDLGLSDDIVETIKHDLQDRLSQDKEDSLLFMDTMKAAGEDNNAKLIAAYFQFIGVDAKYINPREAGLLVNNRPERVRALPQGDEKLAKLRDEQGIIIFPGFFGYTEDGTLRTFNRGGSDITGSIIAAAIKADLYENFTDVDSVFAANPTVIDNPVSIDTMTYREMRELAYAGFSVFHDEALIPAFRKSIPVRIKNTNNPDAPGTLIVKERDYNEQQVIGIAADSGFTAIYVDKYLMNLEIGFGRRLLQILEEEDISYEHTPSGIDNLSIILRSRVLTKEKEERIVERIHKELEPDAVIVEHDYSMIVLVGEGMQYTTGLAGRAATAIARTGANIEMINQGSSEVSLVFGVKVQDETKILKELYKEFFVKSYA, encoded by the coding sequence ATGAAAGTTTGTAAGTTCGGCGGCACTTCCGTTGCGACTGCCGATCAAATTAGAAAAGTTGTCGATATTGTAACTTCGAATATTGATCGTAAAATAATCGTTGTCTCAGCTCCTGGTAAACGTTTTTCTGATGATATAAAGGTGACCGATCTTCTTATTAAGTTAGCTGAGAAAGCTTTGTCGAATGAAGATACTGAGGTCGAATTAAACGAGGTCGTCAATCGTTTCCGCGGGATTGCAAATGATCTCGGCCTATCAGATGATATCGTTGAAACGATTAAACATGACTTACAAGATCGACTTTCCCAAGACAAAGAAGACTCCCTCCTTTTCATGGATACAATGAAAGCAGCGGGAGAAGATAATAACGCAAAATTGATTGCTGCCTATTTCCAATTCATCGGTGTCGATGCGAAGTATATCAACCCAAGGGAAGCTGGGCTTTTAGTTAACAATCGTCCTGAGCGCGTTCGTGCATTACCACAAGGGGATGAAAAGCTTGCAAAGTTACGGGATGAGCAAGGCATTATTATATTCCCAGGATTTTTCGGTTATACGGAAGACGGAACGCTTCGTACATTCAATCGTGGCGGCTCGGATATTACCGGTTCCATTATTGCAGCAGCTATTAAAGCAGATCTATATGAAAACTTCACCGACGTGGATTCTGTCTTCGCCGCCAATCCGACGGTTATCGATAATCCCGTTTCCATCGATACGATGACGTACCGTGAAATGCGGGAGCTGGCTTATGCAGGTTTCTCAGTATTCCATGATGAAGCGCTTATTCCAGCTTTTCGGAAGTCGATCCCGGTCCGGATCAAAAATACGAATAACCCAGATGCTCCAGGCACTTTAATCGTCAAGGAGCGGGACTATAACGAGCAACAAGTAATCGGGATTGCCGCCGACAGCGGATTTACCGCAATTTATGTCGATAAATATTTGATGAACCTTGAAATCGGTTTTGGACGCAGACTTTTGCAAATCCTTGAGGAAGAGGATATTTCGTATGAGCATACGCCATCCGGAATCGATAACCTTTCAATTATCCTCCGCAGCCGTGTATTGACGAAGGAGAAGGAAGAACGAATCGTCGAGCGGATTCATAAGGAACTTGAACCGGATGCTGTCATAGTGGAACATGATTACTCCATGATTGTCCTTGTTGGAGAGGGCATGCAGTATACAACCGGTCTCGCCGGTAGGGCTGCAACTGCAATTGCCAGAACAGGGGCTAATATTGAGATGATTAACCAGGGATCCTCCGAGGTCAGCCTTGTATTCGGTGTAAAAGTACAGGATGAAACGAAAATTTTAAAAGAATTGTATAAGGAATTCTTCGTAAAATCATATGCATAA
- a CDS encoding deoxynucleoside kinase — protein sequence MNLREKYGIPKNAVITIAGTVGAGKSTMTNALAQALDFRTSLENVDENPYLDRFYDDFEKWSFHLQIYFLAERFKEQKRIFEYGGGFIQDRSIYEDTGIFAKMHKDKGTMDPVDYDTYTKLFDAMVMTPYFPHPDLLVYLDGPFESILARIQERGRVMEQQTPLSYWEELHHRYVKWIDSFNACPVLRIDITEYDLMRDPHEVETIVERIGNMLNLSAMLKK from the coding sequence ATGAATTTACGAGAAAAATACGGGATTCCGAAAAATGCAGTCATTACGATTGCAGGCACAGTTGGGGCAGGTAAATCGACGATGACGAACGCACTTGCACAAGCATTGGATTTTCGAACATCCCTTGAAAATGTGGATGAGAATCCATATTTAGACCGTTTTTACGATGACTTTGAAAAATGGAGCTTCCATTTGCAAATCTATTTCCTTGCAGAAAGGTTCAAGGAACAGAAGAGAATTTTCGAATATGGTGGCGGCTTTATACAAGACCGTTCCATCTATGAAGATACAGGTATTTTTGCGAAGATGCATAAAGATAAAGGGACGATGGATCCAGTCGATTACGATACATACACAAAGCTGTTCGATGCGATGGTCATGACTCCATATTTCCCGCATCCCGATTTGCTTGTCTATTTAGATGGCCCATTCGAATCGATTCTTGCACGAATCCAAGAGCGAGGTCGCGTTATGGAACAACAGACACCGCTATCGTACTGGGAAGAACTTCACCACCGCTATGTAAAATGGATTGATTCATTCAACGCTTGCCCTGTTTTGCGGATTGATATTACCGAGTATGATTTAATGAGAGATCCACATGAAGTGGAGACAATTGTCGAACGTATCGGAAACATGTTGAACTTATCAGCTATGTTAAAAAAATAA
- a CDS encoding deoxynucleoside kinase → MSVPFITVEGPIGVGKTTLSKAIAEAQRFHQLSEIVDENPFLNKFYDDIEEWSFQTEMFFLCNRYKQLSDIRKQFISERRPVVADYHIFKNLIFARRTLPADEYAKYEEIYHILTRDMPVPNVIIYLHASLDTLMKRIALRGRDFEKKIDPLYLERLADDYEVFITDFEAAHPEIPVLRFNGDEIDFVNEAGDLNLILNEVDETIRKGVRQ, encoded by the coding sequence ATGTCTGTTCCGTTCATTACGGTAGAGGGACCGATAGGCGTCGGCAAAACAACGCTGTCAAAAGCAATTGCCGAAGCACAGCGGTTTCATCAGTTAAGCGAAATAGTGGATGAAAATCCTTTTTTAAATAAATTTTATGACGATATTGAGGAATGGAGTTTTCAAACGGAAATGTTCTTTCTCTGTAATCGATATAAGCAATTAAGCGATATAAGAAAGCAGTTCATTAGCGAACGGCGGCCTGTAGTAGCCGATTATCATATTTTTAAAAACCTGATTTTTGCAAGGCGTACGCTTCCTGCGGACGAGTATGCAAAGTATGAGGAAATCTATCATATTTTAACGAGGGATATGCCAGTACCGAATGTCATCATTTACTTGCATGCATCACTTGATACGCTCATGAAGCGGATCGCATTACGTGGACGGGACTTTGAGAAGAAGATTGACCCCCTTTACTTGGAGCGGCTTGCTGATGACTATGAAGTGTTCATCACGGACTTTGAAGCGGCACATCCGGAAATTCCAGTGCTACGTTTCAATGGGGATGAAATAGACTTTGTGAACGAAGCCGGGGATTTGAACCTGATTCTTAACGAAGTCGATGAGACGATACGAAAAGGAGTAAGACAATGA